A section of the Microbulbifer pacificus genome encodes:
- a CDS encoding sulfotransferase, producing the protein MPSAATRPQSAQSADTAQSADIALQRIAQELAREPSAALAQLRALLADNPQSVYARQLQAVALRLLARVPEALAVLEPLVREHPGFAEAQYELGLSLRALGRLAESAEALRRAVTLRGDFAPAWKSLGDALLALDKTDEGEAALGQFAALTARDPQLRRALQALQQGQLALAEQLSRDYLKRRPADVTAIRLLAELGLKLGRYADAEKLLSRCLELAPDFLLARYNYTFALIRLGRHAQALDQLQRLLSAEPDNPNYLILKGATLVRLARNDEALAIYEQLLAQSDAQPQVQLSYGHTLKTVGRQAEAVTAYRRAAALDPELGEAWWSLANLKTVKFDDADAAAMRDRLARPAKSVEQRAQLLFALGKACEDAEQHEESFRHYADGNHLRRGTLHYSAQENAERTDAAIELFTPEFFAARADQGCSASDPIFILGLPRSGSTLVEQILASHSQIEGTMELPDVIAMARRLGGRRDMREASRYPGVLAELSPAQWRELGEEYLERTRVQRRGKPFFIDKMPNNFAHIGFIHQMLPNAKIIDARRHPIACCFSNFKQHFARGQRFSYDLEELGHYYRDYLRLMDHFEAVLPGRVLRVQYEDTVADLEGQVQRLLDYCGLPFEQACVDFHNNKRAVHTASSEQVRQPVYRDGLSQFRPFVPQLQPLIEALGQEVMARYPL; encoded by the coding sequence ATGCCTTCAGCAGCTACCCGACCACAGAGTGCCCAGAGCGCGGACACTGCCCAGAGCGCGGATATTGCCCTGCAGCGCATAGCGCAGGAGTTGGCGCGCGAGCCCTCAGCGGCGCTGGCGCAACTGCGCGCGCTGCTGGCGGACAATCCGCAGTCGGTTTACGCACGCCAGCTGCAGGCGGTGGCGCTGCGGTTGCTGGCGCGGGTACCCGAGGCGCTGGCGGTGCTCGAGCCGCTGGTGCGCGAACACCCCGGTTTTGCCGAGGCCCAGTACGAACTGGGTCTGAGCCTGCGCGCCCTGGGGCGGCTGGCGGAATCCGCGGAAGCCCTGCGCCGCGCGGTTACCCTGAGGGGCGACTTTGCCCCCGCGTGGAAATCCCTCGGCGACGCGCTGCTGGCGCTGGATAAAACCGACGAGGGCGAAGCGGCGCTCGGCCAGTTTGCCGCGCTCACCGCGCGCGACCCGCAATTGCGCCGCGCGCTGCAGGCACTGCAGCAGGGCCAGCTGGCGCTGGCGGAACAGCTGAGCCGTGATTACCTGAAGCGCCGGCCCGCGGATGTCACCGCGATTCGCCTGCTGGCGGAGCTCGGCCTGAAACTCGGGCGCTATGCCGATGCGGAAAAATTGCTGTCGCGCTGCCTGGAACTGGCGCCGGACTTTTTGCTGGCGCGCTATAACTACACCTTCGCGCTGATTCGCCTTGGCCGCCACGCCCAGGCGCTCGACCAACTGCAGCGTCTGCTCAGTGCCGAGCCCGACAACCCCAACTACCTGATCCTGAAAGGCGCCACCCTGGTGCGCCTGGCCCGCAATGACGAAGCGCTGGCCATCTATGAACAGCTGCTGGCGCAGAGCGACGCGCAGCCACAGGTACAGCTGAGTTACGGCCACACCCTCAAGACCGTAGGGCGCCAGGCCGAAGCGGTTACCGCCTACCGCCGCGCCGCCGCACTGGACCCGGAACTGGGGGAGGCGTGGTGGAGCCTCGCCAACCTGAAGACGGTGAAGTTCGACGATGCCGATGCGGCGGCGATGCGCGACCGTCTCGCACGGCCGGCAAAATCCGTGGAGCAGCGCGCGCAGTTGCTGTTTGCCCTCGGCAAGGCGTGTGAGGATGCGGAGCAGCACGAGGAATCGTTCCGGCACTACGCCGACGGCAACCACCTGCGCCGCGGCACCTTGCACTATTCCGCGCAGGAAAATGCCGAGCGCACAGACGCGGCGATCGAACTGTTTACCCCGGAATTTTTCGCCGCGCGTGCCGACCAAGGTTGCAGCGCAAGCGATCCGATTTTTATCCTCGGCCTGCCGCGCTCCGGTTCCACCCTGGTGGAGCAGATCCTCGCCAGCCACTCGCAGATCGAGGGCACCATGGAACTGCCGGACGTGATCGCGATGGCGCGCCGTCTCGGCGGGCGCAGGGACATGCGCGAAGCATCGCGCTACCCCGGCGTGCTGGCGGAACTGTCGCCGGCGCAGTGGCGCGAACTCGGCGAGGAATATCTCGAGCGCACGCGCGTGCAGCGCCGCGGCAAGCCGTTTTTCATCGACAAGATGCCAAACAACTTCGCCCATATCGGCTTCATTCACCAGATGCTGCCGAACGCGAAAATCATCGACGCCAGGCGCCATCCCATCGCCTGCTGTTTTTCCAATTTCAAACAGCATTTTGCCCGCGGCCAGCGCTTCAGCTATGACCTGGAAGAGCTCGGTCACTACTACCGCGATTACCTGCGCCTGATGGACCACTTCGAAGCGGTACTGCCCGGCCGCGTGCTGCGTGTGCAGTACGAGGATACGGTGGCGGATCTCGAGGGGCAGGTGCAGCGGCTGCTCGACTACTGCGGGCTGCCGTTCGAACAGGCCTGTGTGGATTTCCACAACAACAAACGCGCGGTGCACACCGCGAGTTCCGAGCAGGTGCGCCAGCCGGTATACCGCGACGGCCTGTCGCAGTTCCGGCCGTTTGTGCCGCAGCTGCAACCATTGATCGAGGCACTGGGGCAGGAGGTTATGGCCCGCTATCCGCTTTGA
- a CDS encoding amidohydrolase family protein, translated as MKQQWRSLVLALCAGTAAIGAGIGTGVGTGIGEEGSGDIAVTRLPFTPDSGSIAIRCGRLIDGVGDTPLRDQLVIIRDGRIASVAPADAAPADLPLLALPTHTCLPGLIDTHTHLADSGIDSADVLDILTPEQQLPLSRANARTTLLAGYTVARDLGSYLAFGVNGIRDRINAGEDIGPRIQTAGFYLTIPGGGGDTIVPGRAPETIPAVLRAGVARGPEQFAEKARAAIAGGADVIKVIASGAVLAYGGVPGAPEMTRAEIAAVVREAHAAGLKVAAHAHGAESIKDAILAGADTIEHASLADDESIRLAAARGVAFSMDIYDGDYISAVGRKEGWPEEFVRKGDETTEAQRQVFSAAVTAGVPLIYGTDSAVYPHGWNARQFSYAVARGQSPMAAIQSATSVAAHFMGWEGQVGALKPGLLGDLIAVKGDPLADIRRLEQVSLVVKGGHVFKWRDVE; from the coding sequence CGGCGAGGAAGGCAGCGGCGACATCGCCGTGACCCGCCTGCCGTTCACGCCGGACTCCGGCAGCATCGCCATCCGCTGCGGCCGCCTGATCGACGGGGTTGGCGACACCCCGCTGCGGGACCAGCTGGTGATCATCCGCGACGGCCGCATCGCCTCCGTCGCCCCGGCGGACGCCGCCCCCGCGGACCTGCCGCTGCTGGCACTGCCGACCCACACCTGCCTGCCGGGCCTGATCGATACCCACACCCACCTCGCCGACAGCGGTATCGATTCCGCCGACGTGCTCGACATCCTCACGCCCGAACAGCAATTGCCGCTAAGCCGCGCCAATGCCCGCACCACCCTGCTGGCGGGCTATACGGTTGCGCGCGACCTGGGCAGCTACCTGGCGTTCGGGGTCAACGGCATCCGCGACCGGATCAACGCCGGCGAGGACATCGGCCCGCGCATCCAGACCGCCGGTTTCTACCTGACGATCCCCGGCGGCGGCGGCGACACCATTGTGCCGGGGCGGGCGCCGGAGACGATTCCCGCGGTGTTGCGCGCGGGTGTTGCGCGCGGCCCCGAACAGTTTGCCGAGAAGGCGCGCGCGGCCATCGCCGGCGGCGCGGACGTGATCAAGGTGATCGCTTCCGGCGCGGTACTCGCTTACGGCGGGGTCCCCGGCGCGCCGGAAATGACCCGTGCGGAAATTGCCGCGGTGGTGCGCGAGGCCCACGCCGCTGGTCTGAAAGTTGCAGCGCATGCGCATGGCGCGGAATCCATCAAGGACGCCATCCTCGCCGGCGCCGACACCATCGAACACGCGTCGCTGGCGGATGACGAGTCCATCCGGTTGGCCGCTGCGCGCGGTGTGGCTTTCTCCATGGATATCTACGACGGAGATTACATCTCCGCAGTGGGGCGCAAGGAGGGCTGGCCGGAGGAGTTCGTGCGCAAGGGTGACGAGACCACCGAGGCCCAGCGCCAGGTGTTCAGTGCGGCAGTGACCGCCGGCGTGCCACTGATTTACGGCACCGATTCCGCGGTCTATCCCCACGGCTGGAACGCGCGCCAGTTCAGCTATGCCGTGGCCCGCGGGCAGTCGCCGATGGCGGCGATCCAGTCGGCCACCAGCGTGGCGGCGCACTTTATGGGCTGGGAAGGTCAGGTAGGTGCACTCAAGCCGGGACTGCTCGGCGACCTGATTGCGGTGAAAGGGGATCCGCTGGCGGATATCCGCCGCCTGGAGCAGGTGTCGCTGGTGGTGAAGGGCGGCCACGTCTTCAAGTGGCGGGATGTTGAGTGA